One region of Brachybacterium saurashtrense genomic DNA includes:
- a CDS encoding CobW family GTP-binding protein encodes MTPPRVPVIALTGFLGAGKTTVLNSILRAPGARFGVAVNDFGAINVDAALITGQIDEAASIAGGCLCCMPESDELDRALETLSDPRLRLDAILVEASGVAEPLAVSRLVRFSAAERTRPGGVIEMVDALSYFDTVDRAGPGGHRGEPPARFAAASLVVLTKTALLADGERERVIAEITARIRLRSEEVPILEAPHGRIDPELVADIAQAEDPPDQLPLAAVTRQARAEADPHQHVHADAVTVRAPGPVDAGAVLDLFESPPPGVYRLKGTITVSTPRGARHYVMHLVGRHVHVASRPAGGEDGLVAIGMDLDAAQVRARLAAALQEASASPAAGLRRLIRLRRLSE; translated from the coding sequence ATGACGCCGCCGCGCGTTCCCGTCATCGCCCTGACCGGATTCCTGGGGGCGGGCAAGACCACCGTGCTGAACTCGATCCTGCGCGCGCCCGGCGCCCGGTTCGGCGTCGCGGTCAACGACTTCGGGGCGATCAACGTCGACGCCGCGCTCATCACGGGCCAGATCGACGAGGCGGCCTCGATCGCGGGAGGCTGCCTGTGCTGCATGCCCGAAAGCGATGAGCTCGACAGGGCGCTCGAGACGCTCTCCGATCCCCGCCTGCGCCTGGACGCGATCCTCGTGGAGGCCAGCGGCGTCGCGGAACCGCTCGCGGTGTCGCGGCTGGTGCGCTTCTCCGCGGCGGAGCGCACTCGGCCGGGCGGCGTGATCGAGATGGTCGACGCCCTCTCCTACTTCGACACGGTGGATCGAGCCGGGCCCGGAGGGCACCGTGGGGAGCCGCCGGCGCGCTTCGCCGCCGCCTCCCTCGTGGTGCTCACCAAGACGGCGCTGCTGGCCGACGGCGAGCGCGAGCGCGTCATCGCGGAGATCACGGCCCGCATCCGCCTCCGCAGCGAGGAGGTCCCGATCCTCGAGGCGCCGCACGGGAGGATCGATCCCGAGCTGGTGGCCGACATCGCCCAGGCCGAGGATCCCCCGGACCAGCTCCCGCTCGCGGCCGTCACCCGGCAGGCCCGCGCCGAGGCCGACCCGCACCAGCACGTCCACGCCGACGCCGTCACCGTGCGCGCCCCCGGGCCGGTGGACGCCGGCGCCGTGCTCGACCTGTTCGAGTCGCCGCCGCCCGGGGTGTACCGCCTCAAGGGCACGATCACGGTGAGCACCCCGCGCGGGGCGCGGCACTACGTGATGCACCTGGTGGGCCGGCACGTCCACGTGGCCTCCCGGCCGGCCGGGGGCGAGGACGGCCTGGTCGCGATCGGCATGGATCTGGATGCCGCGCAGGTGCGGGCACGGCTCGCCGCCGCGCTGCAGGAGGCGAGCGCCTCACCTGCGGCCGGGCTGCGCCGCCTGATCCGGCTCCGCCGGCTCAGCGAGTGA
- a CDS encoding amino acid ABC transporter ATP-binding protein: MTQDPQNPQTPRTPDAAPAGPGAAGSDAAPAPAAPAAPAPRVVIQAESLHKSFGDLHVLKGCDLTVRAGEVAVLVGPSGSGKSTLLRCLNQLEEPTAGRVLIDGEVQGYEPDPLPDGRWQKLRPARIAAQRSRIGMVFQRFHLFPHLTALGNVMEAPVQVRGLPKAAAEKKARELLERVGLGDRADHYPSELSGGQQQRVAIARALAMDPELMLFDEPTSALDPELVSEVLAVLKDLAADGMTMVVVTHEMGFAREVADQVVFMDEGMIVEQGAPEQVIDSPESERLKGFLASVL, translated from the coding sequence ATGACCCAGGACCCGCAGAACCCCCAGACCCCCCGGACTCCGGACGCGGCCCCCGCCGGCCCCGGCGCGGCCGGCAGCGACGCTGCTCCCGCTCCCGCTGCGCCCGCTGCTCCCGCGCCCCGCGTGGTGATCCAGGCGGAGAGCCTCCACAAGTCCTTCGGGGACCTGCACGTGCTGAAGGGCTGCGACCTCACCGTGCGCGCCGGCGAGGTGGCCGTGCTGGTGGGCCCCTCCGGCTCCGGCAAGTCCACGCTGCTGCGCTGCCTGAACCAGCTCGAGGAGCCCACCGCCGGGCGGGTGCTCATCGACGGCGAGGTGCAGGGGTACGAGCCCGACCCGCTGCCGGACGGCCGCTGGCAGAAGCTCCGCCCCGCCCGGATCGCCGCCCAGCGCTCCCGCATCGGGATGGTGTTCCAGCGCTTCCACCTCTTCCCGCACCTCACGGCGCTGGGCAACGTGATGGAAGCGCCCGTGCAGGTGCGCGGCCTGCCCAAGGCCGCGGCGGAGAAGAAGGCCCGGGAGCTGCTGGAGCGGGTGGGCCTCGGCGACCGCGCCGACCACTACCCCTCCGAGCTCTCCGGCGGGCAGCAGCAGCGCGTCGCGATCGCCCGGGCGCTCGCGATGGACCCCGAGCTGATGCTCTTCGACGAGCCCACCAGCGCCCTGGACCCGGAGCTGGTCTCCGAGGTGCTCGCGGTGCTCAAGGACCTCGCGGCCGACGGCATGACCATGGTGGTGGTGACCCACGAGATGGGCTTCGCCCGCGAGGTCGCCGACCAGGTGGTGTTCATGGACGAGGGCATGATCGTCGAGCAGGGCGCCCCCGAGCAGGTCATCGACAGCCCGGAGTCCGAGCGGCTGAAGGGGTTCCTCGCCTCGGTGCTGTGA
- a CDS encoding ABC transporter substrate-binding protein produces MTSHRPRRRTLLRGAPLALAVAALTPALASCTRASERLDAESNTVPEVDLSGIEEVPEIAALVPESIRERGELVNGAALNYAPGEFVGSNGQAVGYDIDILAAVGAVLGLSTRTEAAVFAQIIPAVGSTYDVGISSFTINAERLEAVSMVSYFTAGISYAVKAGNPYDIHPDELCGKRVALQVGTYQEELSLERSQECRDAGERAYDLLAYTSNSDAATNVAGGKGDILMADSPVTAYAIARSRGTLEAIGEIEESALNGIVVAKDQPELAEALRAALQHLIDTGHMERILAAWGNDAGMIPTAEVNPQP; encoded by the coding sequence GTGACTTCGCACCGCCCTCGCCGCCGCACCCTGCTGCGCGGCGCCCCGCTCGCCCTGGCCGTCGCCGCGCTGACGCCCGCGCTGGCCTCCTGCACCCGCGCCTCCGAGCGCCTGGACGCCGAGTCGAACACGGTGCCGGAGGTGGACCTCTCCGGCATCGAGGAGGTCCCGGAGATCGCCGCCCTGGTGCCGGAGTCGATCCGGGAGCGGGGCGAGCTGGTCAACGGCGCGGCGCTGAACTACGCGCCGGGCGAGTTCGTCGGCTCGAACGGGCAGGCCGTGGGCTACGACATCGACATCCTCGCCGCCGTCGGCGCCGTGCTGGGGCTGTCCACCCGCACCGAGGCGGCGGTGTTCGCGCAGATCATCCCCGCCGTCGGCTCCACCTACGACGTGGGCATCTCGAGCTTCACCATCAACGCCGAACGGCTCGAGGCCGTCAGCATGGTCTCCTACTTCACGGCCGGGATCTCCTACGCCGTCAAGGCCGGGAACCCCTACGACATCCACCCGGACGAGCTCTGCGGCAAGCGGGTCGCGCTCCAGGTGGGCACCTACCAGGAGGAGCTGTCCCTCGAGCGCTCCCAGGAGTGCCGCGACGCGGGGGAGCGGGCCTACGACCTGCTCGCCTACACCTCCAACTCCGACGCCGCCACCAACGTGGCCGGCGGCAAGGGCGACATCCTCATGGCCGACTCCCCGGTCACCGCCTACGCCATCGCCCGCTCCCGCGGGACCCTCGAGGCGATCGGCGAGATCGAGGAGTCGGCGCTAAACGGCATCGTGGTCGCCAAGGACCAGCCCGAGCTGGCCGAGGCGCTCCGCGCCGCCCTGCAGCACCTCATCGACACCGGCCACATGGAGCGGATCCTCGCTGCATGGGGCAACGACGCCGGCATGATCCCGACCGCGGAAGTGAACCCCCAGCCGTGA
- a CDS encoding ABC transporter substrate-binding protein, protein MTPRPHHLLLHPRPEVRSHSRSRAAALALTALLLAGCGSGVTTQDATPDPAAALTLENCGREVVVDAAPTAIVGMHPAQTELLLRLGLADRMAGQAQAAAQALPEDVAPLAADVPVLGEVAPPSREELLAVEPDFVYAPTTYEFSAEQGFASLDQLEQSGAAVYVATGGCADRRMTGEVTDLFEDLTALGEAFDVQDEAEQLIAEGRADLEAVEEATAEVAPLRVAQVYYEGGTLQAIGAGIEHDILLRAGADPVHSPEQEAFSDFFAAPLTPEALAAEAPDAIVFAAYDEEHEAATREYLTTTFPDMPAVAEDRLIAVSTADMFPGTLGNISAVEQIAAALYPEQF, encoded by the coding sequence ATGACCCCTCGCCCCCACCACCTCCTCCTCCACCCCCGGCCCGAGGTCCGCTCCCACTCCCGCTCCCGTGCGGCGGCGCTCGCACTCACCGCCCTGCTGCTGGCCGGATGCGGCAGCGGGGTCACCACGCAGGACGCGACCCCCGACCCCGCCGCCGCGCTCACGCTCGAGAACTGCGGGCGCGAGGTCGTCGTCGACGCGGCGCCGACGGCGATCGTCGGCATGCACCCCGCACAGACCGAGCTGCTGCTGCGCCTGGGGCTCGCCGACCGGATGGCGGGGCAGGCGCAGGCCGCGGCGCAGGCCCTTCCCGAGGACGTCGCCCCGCTCGCCGCGGACGTCCCGGTGCTCGGCGAGGTGGCCCCGCCCAGCCGCGAGGAGCTGCTAGCCGTGGAGCCGGACTTCGTCTACGCACCCACCACCTACGAGTTCTCCGCCGAGCAGGGCTTCGCCTCGCTCGACCAGCTCGAGCAGAGCGGCGCCGCGGTGTACGTCGCGACCGGCGGCTGCGCCGACCGGCGGATGACCGGCGAGGTCACGGACCTGTTCGAGGATCTGACCGCTCTCGGGGAGGCCTTCGACGTCCAGGACGAGGCGGAGCAGCTGATCGCGGAGGGCCGGGCGGACCTCGAGGCCGTCGAGGAGGCCACCGCCGAGGTCGCCCCGCTGCGCGTGGCCCAGGTGTACTACGAGGGCGGCACCCTGCAGGCGATCGGGGCGGGCATCGAGCACGACATCCTGCTGCGCGCGGGCGCGGATCCCGTCCACTCCCCCGAGCAGGAGGCGTTCTCCGACTTCTTCGCCGCACCCCTCACCCCCGAGGCGCTCGCCGCCGAGGCGCCGGACGCGATCGTGTTCGCCGCCTACGACGAGGAGCACGAGGCCGCGACCCGTGAATACCTCACCACCACCTTCCCCGACATGCCCGCGGTCGCGGAGGACCGCCTGATCGCGGTCTCCACCGCGGACATGTTCCCCGGCACGCTCGGCAACATCTCCGCCGTCGAGCAGATCGCCGCCGCGCTCTACCCCGAGCAGTTCTGA
- a CDS encoding FecCD family ABC transporter permease produces MSIAHDARPSAPGPTPRTPGRPGTPRSARQRRRRRTGLLGLLLVAALCLLVVLSGAIGAVEVSAGQSARIVAGHLLPGMPWMHDGSLTALQDQAVWQFRLPRALLAGLSGAGLALAGALMQVTVRNPLAEPYILGVSSGAGVGAVLVIVLGSAALGGLSLHVAAFVGALLACLAVVVLARRDGVLSPTRMILAGVALGSLLSAVTSYLTLTSEAQNVVGVMFFLLGSVSAATMGQLVAPAAALAIACLAAALLARPLNALMTGDDSAAALGVDAQRMRGVLLVLSSLLTGTVVAVAGGIGFVGLVVPHVARMLVGADHRRMLPVTVLGGAVFLMAADLLARTVARPTEVPLGILTAVVGAPFFLWLMRRGGAERAGYGR; encoded by the coding sequence ATGAGCATCGCGCACGACGCCCGCCCCTCGGCCCCGGGCCCCACGCCGCGCACCCCCGGCCGGCCCGGCACGCCCCGCAGCGCACGGCAGCGGCGCCGACGCCGCACGGGACTGCTCGGCCTGCTGCTCGTGGCGGCGCTGTGCTTGCTGGTGGTGCTCTCCGGCGCGATCGGCGCCGTGGAGGTGAGCGCGGGGCAGTCGGCCCGGATCGTCGCCGGCCACCTGCTGCCGGGGATGCCGTGGATGCACGACGGTTCGCTGACGGCGCTGCAGGACCAGGCGGTGTGGCAGTTCCGCCTCCCGCGGGCGCTGCTGGCCGGCCTGTCCGGTGCCGGGCTCGCCCTGGCCGGAGCGCTGATGCAGGTCACCGTGCGCAATCCGCTCGCCGAGCCCTACATCCTGGGGGTCTCCTCGGGGGCGGGCGTCGGCGCCGTGCTGGTGATCGTTCTCGGCTCCGCCGCCCTGGGAGGCCTCTCGCTGCACGTCGCCGCCTTCGTCGGCGCGCTGCTGGCCTGCCTCGCCGTGGTGGTGCTGGCGCGCCGGGACGGGGTCCTCTCCCCCACCCGGATGATCCTCGCCGGCGTGGCGCTGGGGTCCCTGCTCAGCGCGGTCACCAGCTATCTCACCCTCACCAGCGAGGCGCAGAACGTGGTGGGCGTGATGTTCTTCCTGCTCGGCAGCGTCTCCGCGGCCACCATGGGGCAGCTGGTCGCCCCGGCGGCCGCGCTCGCGATCGCCTGCCTCGCCGCCGCGCTGCTGGCGCGGCCGCTGAACGCCCTGATGACCGGGGATGACTCCGCCGCCGCCCTGGGCGTGGACGCGCAGCGCATGCGCGGGGTGCTGCTCGTGCTCTCCTCGCTGCTGACGGGCACGGTGGTCGCGGTCGCGGGCGGGATCGGCTTCGTGGGGCTGGTGGTCCCCCACGTCGCGCGGATGCTCGTGGGCGCCGACCACCGCCGGATGCTCCCGGTGACCGTGCTCGGCGGAGCGGTGTTCCTGATGGCGGCGGATCTGCTGGCGCGCACGGTCGCCCGGCCCACCGAGGTGCCGCTGGGGATCCTCACGGCCGTCGTCGGTGCGCCGTTCTTCCTGTGGCTGATGCGCCGCGGCGGCGCCGAGCGCGCGGGGTACGGCCGATGA
- a CDS encoding ABC transporter ATP-binding protein: MTATVPPPPVGTRLDSLASLRHVLTGWRAWYALTLGWNVVVHLSAALGAGAAAYTVAAAVRGAAPGDLLLPALLVLVATLLRAVGLWQESYTSHDLSFRVMARVRHWILGALSRVAPAGLTGRRRGDLAGIALHDSEALEIFLAHTSLYRIGRFLATPLILVGLALIDLPSALVCVPFLLALLAIPALTRRAALREGERTRRVLTAMAADTQENVGAVREIVAFGLVAERKARLERLQDELLVSRTRTVTRTGVESAAAGIAAALLAVAVTAVGVVQVEAGRLELVWLPVAVAVAAASPSAIQQWISTSRHTGHTAAAARRIEQVLEAPDPLPLTPAPDGARPASAPGPEADSPTPRAPVTDGPAPDSTAPSGPAPADLVLEEVSFRWPGAPAPAVDRVSLRIDAGETVALAGRSGAGKSTLAQLLARWYDPEAGRLTLGGRDLRTLPLATLRRRVRLIPQDPHLFAETVRENLLLAATDEAHERSLDDASLWAALEAVGARDLVERLPQGLDTVLADHGRSLSGGERQRLALARAALHPGDVLVLDESVSQLDTGSAAAVQDAFAHAGRTTVVIAHRLVTLLRAPRILVLEHGRVVGDGTHDALLETCPAYRALVEPQLRHARAGAGAAEGSGG, translated from the coding sequence ATGACCGCGACCGTGCCTCCGCCGCCCGTCGGCACCCGGCTGGACTCCCTGGCCTCGCTGCGCCACGTGCTCACGGGATGGCGGGCCTGGTACGCGCTGACCCTGGGCTGGAACGTGGTGGTGCATCTCAGCGCCGCCCTCGGCGCCGGGGCCGCGGCCTACACCGTCGCCGCCGCCGTGCGCGGCGCCGCCCCGGGCGATCTGCTGCTGCCGGCGTTGCTGGTGCTCGTGGCGACGCTGCTGCGCGCGGTGGGGCTCTGGCAGGAGTCCTACACCAGCCACGACCTCTCCTTCCGGGTGATGGCGCGCGTGCGGCACTGGATCCTCGGGGCCCTGTCCCGGGTCGCCCCGGCCGGGCTCACCGGCCGCCGGCGCGGCGACCTCGCCGGCATCGCCCTGCACGACTCCGAGGCGCTGGAGATCTTCCTCGCCCACACCTCGCTCTACCGGATCGGACGCTTCCTGGCGACGCCGCTGATCCTCGTGGGCCTGGCGCTGATCGACCTGCCCTCGGCGCTGGTGTGCGTGCCCTTCCTGCTGGCGCTGCTGGCGATCCCGGCGCTCACCCGCCGCGCCGCCCTGCGCGAGGGCGAGCGCACGCGGAGGGTGCTGACCGCCATGGCGGCCGACACCCAGGAGAACGTGGGCGCGGTGAGGGAGATCGTCGCCTTCGGCCTGGTCGCCGAGCGGAAGGCGCGGCTCGAGCGCCTCCAGGACGAGCTGCTGGTCTCGCGCACCCGGACCGTCACCCGCACCGGGGTGGAATCCGCGGCGGCCGGGATCGCGGCGGCGCTGCTCGCGGTCGCGGTGACCGCCGTGGGGGTGGTGCAGGTCGAGGCCGGGCGGCTGGAGCTGGTGTGGCTGCCGGTGGCGGTGGCGGTCGCCGCCGCGAGCCCGTCGGCGATCCAGCAGTGGATCTCCACCAGCCGGCACACCGGCCACACCGCCGCGGCCGCCCGCCGCATCGAGCAGGTGCTCGAGGCCCCGGACCCGCTCCCCCTCACGCCCGCGCCCGACGGGGCCCGGCCTGCCTCGGCACCGGGGCCCGAGGCCGACAGCCCCACGCCCCGCGCCCCCGTGACCGACGGCCCCGCACCCGACAGCACCGCGCCGTCCGGCCCCGCGCCGGCCGACCTGGTGCTCGAGGAGGTCAGCTTCCGCTGGCCCGGCGCGCCCGCCCCCGCGGTGGACCGCGTCTCCCTGCGGATCGACGCGGGCGAGACGGTGGCCCTGGCCGGGCGCAGCGGCGCCGGGAAGTCGACGCTCGCCCAGCTGCTGGCCCGCTGGTACGACCCGGAGGCCGGGCGCCTCACCCTCGGCGGCCGCGACCTGCGCACCCTCCCCCTGGCGACGCTGCGCAGACGGGTGCGGCTGATCCCCCAGGATCCGCACCTGTTCGCCGAGACCGTGCGGGAGAACCTGCTGCTGGCCGCGACGGACGAGGCCCACGAGCGCAGCCTCGACGACGCGTCGCTGTGGGCCGCGCTCGAGGCCGTCGGCGCCCGCGACCTGGTGGAGCGCCTGCCGCAGGGCCTGGACACGGTGCTCGCCGATCACGGCCGCAGCCTCTCCGGCGGCGAGCGCCAGCGCCTCGCCCTCGCCCGGGCCGCCCTCCACCCCGGGGACGTGCTGGTGCTGGACGAGTCCGTCAGCCAGCTCGACACCGGCTCCGCCGCCGCCGTCCAGGACGCGTTCGCCCACGCCGGCCGCACCACCGTGGTGATCGCCCACCGCCTGGTGACCCTGCTGCGCGCCCCGCGGATCCTCGTGCTCGAGCACGGCCGGGTGGTGGGCGACGGCACGCACGACGCACTGCTCGAGACCTGCCCCGCCTACCGCGCACTGGTGGAGCCGCAGCTCCGGCACGCACGGGCGGGCGCGGGCGCTGCGGAAGGGAGCGGGGGATGA
- a CDS encoding amino acid ABC transporter permease: MSTTQTTTPSGPPAGESFAPIRAKAAPRPGTWISAVVVGLLVIALAVFLVRNPVLEWGTVATYLLDVKVVQGVGWTLLLTVASMVLGTVVALTAAVMRRSDNPVLRGVSWAYIFVFRGIPVYTQLVFWGLFTVIVPKIVVGVPFGPELLSFSTRDLLTAFWAAVIGLGLNEGAYLAEIIRSGLNSVDQGQTEASKALGMSNGTILRRIIVPQAMRVIVPPLGNETIGMLKTTSLVLAVPFTLDLTFATNGIANKLFTPIPLLIVAALWYLAITSVLMVGQHYLERYFGRGFDARTPARGGRGGRSRQAAVNSAGTTPKNPLPEVEL, from the coding sequence GTGAGCACCACCCAGACCACCACCCCGTCCGGCCCGCCCGCCGGGGAGTCCTTCGCCCCGATCCGCGCCAAGGCGGCCCCGCGCCCCGGCACCTGGATCTCCGCCGTCGTCGTGGGCCTGCTGGTGATCGCCCTCGCCGTGTTCCTGGTGCGCAACCCGGTGCTCGAATGGGGCACCGTCGCCACCTACCTGCTGGACGTCAAGGTGGTCCAGGGCGTGGGCTGGACGCTGCTGCTCACGGTGGCGTCGATGGTGCTCGGCACCGTCGTGGCCCTCACCGCCGCCGTGATGCGCCGCAGCGACAACCCCGTGCTGCGCGGCGTGAGCTGGGCGTACATCTTCGTGTTCCGCGGCATCCCGGTGTACACCCAGCTGGTGTTCTGGGGCCTGTTCACCGTGATCGTGCCCAAGATCGTGGTGGGCGTGCCGTTCGGGCCGGAGCTGCTGAGCTTCTCCACCCGCGACCTGCTCACCGCGTTCTGGGCCGCCGTGATCGGGCTGGGCCTGAACGAGGGGGCCTACCTCGCCGAGATCATCCGCTCCGGCCTGAACTCCGTGGACCAGGGGCAGACGGAGGCCTCCAAGGCGCTGGGCATGAGCAACGGCACCATCCTGCGGCGCATCATCGTGCCGCAGGCGATGCGGGTGATCGTGCCGCCGTTGGGGAACGAGACCATCGGCATGCTGAAGACCACCTCGCTAGTGCTCGCGGTGCCCTTCACGCTCGACCTCACCTTCGCCACCAACGGCATCGCGAACAAGCTGTTCACCCCGATCCCGCTGCTGATCGTCGCGGCGCTGTGGTACCTCGCGATCACCTCGGTGCTGATGGTGGGCCAGCACTACCTCGAGCGCTACTTCGGCCGCGGCTTCGACGCCCGCACCCCTGCCCGGGGCGGACGCGGCGGGCGCTCCCGCCAGGCCGCCGTGAACAGCGCCGGCACCACTCCGAAGAACCCGCTCCCGGAGGTGGAGCTGTGA
- a CDS encoding ABC transporter ATP-binding protein, with protein MRIEIEDVTVALGGHEVVRGVSLEVPTGTVLGLVGPNGSGKSSLLRTLYRAVVPREGAVRVGGRDVRAMRGRESARTLAVMLQDAPAEFDLSVEETVMLGRGPHHPTFGRDTAEDLEVVAAAMARTGIADLADRMIATLSGGQRQRVMLARALAQQAPVLVLDEPSNHLDISHQHELMSTVRDLGGTTLAALHDLTLAAQYCDRVAVLEQGRLVAVGPPAEVLTPALIRRTFHVHARVLTGSPHPVFAFRRAGAEDPSAAEATPTPTPTDTTTPTAPMSLPTPTTPTAPTAPSTERESSPHR; from the coding sequence ATGAGGATCGAGATCGAGGACGTCACCGTCGCGCTCGGCGGGCACGAGGTGGTGCGCGGGGTCTCGCTCGAGGTCCCCACCGGGACGGTGCTGGGGCTCGTGGGCCCCAACGGGTCGGGCAAGTCCTCCCTGCTGCGCACCCTGTACCGGGCCGTCGTGCCGCGCGAGGGAGCGGTGCGCGTGGGCGGCCGGGACGTGCGCGCGATGCGCGGCCGCGAGAGCGCCCGGACCCTTGCCGTCATGCTCCAGGACGCCCCCGCGGAGTTCGACCTCAGCGTCGAGGAGACGGTGATGCTGGGCCGCGGCCCCCACCATCCGACCTTCGGCCGGGACACGGCCGAGGATCTCGAGGTGGTCGCCGCGGCGATGGCGCGCACCGGGATCGCCGACCTCGCCGACCGCATGATCGCCACCCTCTCCGGCGGTCAGCGGCAGCGCGTGATGCTGGCCCGCGCCCTGGCCCAGCAGGCGCCCGTGCTGGTGCTCGACGAGCCCAGCAACCACCTCGACATCAGCCACCAGCACGAGCTGATGAGCACGGTGCGCGACCTCGGCGGCACCACGCTCGCGGCGCTGCACGACCTGACCCTCGCCGCCCAGTACTGCGACCGCGTGGCGGTGCTGGAACAGGGACGCCTCGTCGCCGTCGGCCCGCCCGCCGAGGTGCTCACGCCCGCGCTGATCCGACGCACCTTCCACGTCCACGCGCGCGTCCTCACCGGCTCTCCCCATCCCGTCTTCGCCTTCCGGCGCGCCGGCGCGGAGGACCCGTCCGCCGCCGAGGCGACCCCGACCCCGACCCCGACCGACACGACCACGCCGACCGCTCCGATGTCCCTGCCCACCCCGACCACTCCGACCGCCCCCACCGCCCCGAGCACCGAGAGAGAAAGCAGCCCGCACCGATGA